One Methylobacterium oryzae DNA window includes the following coding sequences:
- a CDS encoding metallophosphoesterase gives MRIFPISDLHLERRPLDRIAPPAEPFDLLACPGDLHEGHPERGLAALLHLAQGRPIVLVPGNHERYAPTGDRRTAPELIAALEAEVGRLNGLGARIHLLQHARSCVIDGVRFVGTTLWSDWTLAGRWLAPDAPNRPDDPVAYAASRMTDPVTGSREYLGSIRKADGSPWQPADAMAEHRIERAALHAALRTPHDGPTVVVTHHPASPLAADRFQDAPGVPWWVPAFYASTALDDLAEAERPELWISGHFHAGHDLRIGRCRWISNPVEGTTYRGDFVVEVEGR, from the coding sequence ATGCGCATCTTCCCCATCTCGGACCTGCACCTGGAGCGGCGTCCCCTCGACCGGATCGCGCCGCCCGCGGAGCCGTTCGACCTGCTCGCCTGCCCAGGCGACCTCCACGAGGGACATCCCGAGCGGGGGCTCGCGGCGCTGCTGCACCTCGCGCAGGGACGGCCGATCGTGCTGGTGCCGGGCAACCATGAGCGCTACGCGCCGACCGGGGACCGGCGGACCGCGCCGGAGCTGATCGCCGCCCTCGAGGCCGAGGTCGGCCGCCTCAACGGGCTCGGCGCGCGGATCCATCTGCTCCAGCACGCGCGGAGCTGCGTCATCGACGGTGTCCGCTTCGTCGGCACCACCCTGTGGAGCGACTGGACCCTCGCGGGGCGCTGGCTCGCACCGGACGCGCCGAACCGGCCCGACGATCCGGTGGCCTACGCGGCGTCGCGCATGACCGACCCAGTGACGGGCTCGCGGGAGTATCTCGGATCGATCCGCAAGGCCGACGGCAGCCCCTGGCAGCCGGCGGACGCGATGGCGGAACACCGGATCGAGCGGGCGGCCCTGCACGCGGCGCTCCGGACCCCGCACGACGGACCGACCGTGGTGGTGACCCATCACCCGGCGAGCCCGCTCGCGGCCGACCGCTTCCAGGACGCGCCCGGCGTCCCCTGGTGGGTGCCGGCCTTCTACGCCAGCACGGCCCTCGACGACCTCGCGGAGGCCGAGCGGCCGGAGCTGTGGATCTCCGGGCATTTCCACGCCGGCCACGACCTGCGGATCGGCCGTTGCCGCTGGATCTCGAACCCGGTGGAGGGCACGACCTACCGCGGCGACTTCGTCGTCGAAGTCGAGGGGCGGTGA
- a CDS encoding transporter — MAGFSLTSRWVAAAALAVSAPIAAASTATTARAASAAQPGQTVGLPVGDQLPVGLYFVNLSSFGVRGTLPRDSSTNVNLPTFAWATPWDVAGARLQFFFTQPVAAASSQGAPYQSGVGQQLLAAQLAWDLGGDVGFSYLFGGYLPIQTRFLTQSASLTHRFALSYTGQGWNLTANLLYGVFLDTRSPSGTLYPDYMNLDLTMTKKFGSWQIGAVAFGSTDLPTGVASYRPQGQIAVGGLVGYNFGPVNLQAYLTHDVVERNYGGREVRGWLRAIVPLYQDKNEVEPGRTLVTRRQAE; from the coding sequence ATGGCCGGATTTAGCCTGACGTCACGTTGGGTCGCGGCGGCGGCTCTTGCCGTCTCGGCCCCGATCGCCGCCGCGTCGACGGCCACGACCGCGCGGGCGGCGTCCGCGGCGCAGCCGGGACAGACGGTCGGCCTGCCGGTGGGCGACCAGCTGCCGGTCGGCCTGTATTTCGTGAACCTGTCGAGCTTCGGCGTGCGCGGCACGCTCCCGCGCGACTCGTCGACCAACGTCAACCTGCCGACCTTCGCGTGGGCGACGCCCTGGGATGTTGCCGGTGCGCGCCTGCAGTTCTTCTTCACCCAGCCGGTCGCGGCGGCGAGCAGCCAGGGCGCGCCCTATCAGAGCGGCGTCGGGCAGCAGCTGCTGGCGGCCCAGCTCGCCTGGGACCTCGGCGGCGACGTCGGCTTCAGCTACCTGTTCGGCGGCTACCTGCCGATCCAGACGCGGTTCCTGACGCAGTCGGCCTCGCTGACCCACCGCTTCGCGCTGAGCTACACCGGCCAGGGCTGGAACCTCACGGCGAACCTGCTCTACGGCGTCTTCCTCGACACGCGCTCGCCCAGCGGCACCCTCTACCCGGACTACATGAACCTCGACCTGACCATGACGAAGAAATTCGGCTCCTGGCAGATCGGCGCGGTGGCCTTCGGGTCGACGGACCTTCCTACCGGCGTGGCGAGCTACCGTCCGCAGGGCCAGATCGCGGTGGGCGGTCTCGTCGGCTACAATTTCGGGCCCGTGAACCTGCAGGCCTACCTCACGCACGACGTGGTCGAGCGCAATTACGGCGGCCGCGAGGTCCGCGGCTGGCTGCGCGCGATCGTGCCGCTGTATCAGGACAAGAACGAGGTCGAGCCGGGCCGCACTCTCGTGACGCGGCGGCAGGCCGAGTAG
- a CDS encoding homospermidine synthase yields MTDQPTRHPIHGRITGPIVMIGFGSIGRGTLPLIERHFEYDRARFTVIDPVDTHRPLAEKHGLRFEKVALTPENYRDVLTPLLTEGGGQGFCVNLSVDTSSRAIMELCRELGALYIDTVAEPWPGFYFDKTKSQGDRTNYALRENILDARAQKPGGTTAVSCCGANPGMVSWFVKQALLNIAQDTGLQRPEPKTKAEWAALMKDLGVKGVHIAERDTQRAKNPKPRGVFVNTWSVEGFVSEGNQPAELGWGTHETWKPANAREQEKGSRCAIYLLQPGADTRVRTWVPTAGSQFGFLVTHNEAISISDYYTVREGDKPVFRPTCHYAYHPADDAVLSLHEMFGKAAQVQEQHHILDETEIVDGIDELGVLVYGHAKNAYWYGSQLSIEETRRVAPYQNATGLQVTSAVLAGMVWALENPEAGIVEADEMDFRRCLEVQTPYLGPVVGVYTDWTPLTDRPGLFPEDIDTSDPWQFRNVLVHG; encoded by the coding sequence ATGACCGACCAGCCGACGCGTCACCCGATCCATGGCCGCATCACCGGCCCCATCGTGATGATCGGCTTCGGCTCGATCGGCCGGGGCACCCTGCCGCTCATCGAGCGCCATTTCGAGTACGACCGCGCCCGCTTCACCGTGATCGACCCGGTCGACACGCACCGGCCGCTCGCCGAGAAGCACGGACTGCGCTTCGAGAAGGTGGCCCTGACGCCGGAGAACTACCGCGACGTGCTCACCCCGCTCCTCACCGAGGGCGGCGGCCAGGGCTTCTGCGTCAACCTGTCGGTCGACACCTCCTCGCGCGCCATCATGGAGCTCTGCCGCGAACTCGGCGCCCTCTACATCGACACCGTGGCCGAGCCCTGGCCGGGCTTCTACTTCGACAAGACCAAGAGCCAGGGCGACCGCACCAACTACGCGCTCCGCGAGAACATCCTCGACGCCCGCGCGCAGAAGCCCGGTGGCACCACGGCCGTGTCGTGCTGCGGCGCCAATCCCGGCATGGTCTCGTGGTTCGTCAAGCAGGCGCTCCTGAACATCGCCCAGGATACCGGCCTGCAGCGGCCCGAGCCGAAGACCAAGGCCGAGTGGGCCGCCCTGATGAAGGATCTGGGCGTGAAGGGCGTCCACATCGCCGAGCGGGACACGCAGCGCGCCAAGAATCCGAAGCCGCGGGGCGTCTTCGTGAACACGTGGTCGGTCGAGGGCTTCGTCTCCGAGGGCAACCAGCCGGCCGAGCTGGGCTGGGGGACGCACGAGACCTGGAAGCCCGCCAACGCCCGCGAGCAGGAGAAGGGGTCGCGCTGCGCGATCTACCTGCTGCAGCCGGGCGCCGACACGCGGGTGCGCACCTGGGTGCCGACCGCCGGGTCGCAGTTCGGCTTCCTCGTCACCCACAACGAGGCGATCTCCATCTCCGACTACTACACGGTGCGCGAGGGCGATAAGCCGGTCTTCCGGCCGACCTGCCACTACGCCTACCACCCGGCCGACGACGCCGTGCTGTCGCTCCACGAGATGTTCGGCAAGGCGGCGCAGGTGCAGGAGCAGCACCACATCCTCGACGAGACCGAGATCGTCGACGGCATCGACGAGCTCGGCGTGCTCGTCTACGGCCACGCGAAGAACGCCTACTGGTACGGCTCGCAGCTCTCCATCGAGGAGACCCGCCGGGTTGCCCCGTACCAGAACGCCACCGGCCTGCAGGTGACCTCGGCGGTGCTCGCCGGCATGGTCTGGGCCCTGGAGAATCCGGAGGCCGGCATCGTCGAGGCCGACGAGATGGACTTCCGCCGCTGCCTGGAGGTCCAGACCCCGTATCTCGGCCCAGTCGTGGGCGTGTACACGGACTGGACGCCGCTCACCGACCGCCCGGGCCTGTTCCCGGAGGACATCGACACCAGCGATCCCTGGCAGTTCCGCAACGTGCTGGTGCACGGCTGA
- a CDS encoding invasion associated locus B family protein, whose translation MSTFRALLRLSLIATSLAAVPNLAARAQDAEPDAAPAAEAPAKPKPKPRPKPAPHKAAKPAEAAKPEEAATPAAAAAHAVWPAGASTVSESYGDWTMTCTRPSDKVTCIVAQSQGDSRTGRRKFGFELQTPANGRAEGIVLMPFGLAIEPGVTFKLDEQTLGKGAPYTTCSAEGCIVAISFPTLALDGMRTAKALTVTGEKAGGTEPATVTVPLTGFSQAFDRAVALGG comes from the coding sequence ATGTCGACATTTCGTGCGCTTCTGCGTCTCAGCCTGATCGCGACGTCGCTTGCGGCGGTCCCGAACCTGGCGGCGCGCGCGCAGGATGCCGAACCCGACGCCGCTCCGGCCGCCGAGGCGCCCGCGAAGCCGAAGCCCAAGCCGCGGCCGAAGCCGGCTCCCCACAAGGCGGCCAAGCCTGCCGAGGCGGCGAAGCCCGAGGAGGCCGCCACGCCGGCGGCCGCTGCGGCGCACGCCGTGTGGCCCGCCGGCGCCAGCACCGTCAGCGAGAGCTACGGCGACTGGACGATGACCTGCACGCGCCCGAGCGACAAGGTCACCTGCATCGTGGCCCAGTCCCAGGGCGATTCGCGGACCGGCCGGCGCAAGTTCGGCTTCGAACTGCAGACGCCCGCGAACGGCCGGGCCGAGGGGATCGTGCTGATGCCCTTCGGGCTCGCCATCGAGCCGGGCGTGACCTTCAAGCTCGACGAGCAGACCCTCGGCAAGGGCGCCCCCTACACGACCTGCAGCGCCGAGGGCTGCATCGTGGCGATCAGCTTCCCGACGCTCGCCCTCGACGGCATGCGCACCGCCAAGGCCCTCACCGTGACCGGCGAGAAGGCGGGCGGGACCGAGCCGGCCACCGTCACGGTGCCCCTGACGGGCTTCTCGCAGGCCTTCGATCGCGCCGTCGCCCTCGGCGGCTGA
- a CDS encoding AAA family ATPase: MSAAVVVDPDAFLETERGRVWTPERNAEAWRLALAALRAALAADSVERLVVVCGLQGAGKSTWIARQRPRLGRVYFDAALPGRRHRAPILAIARACGVAAEAVWIRAPLAVALEGNRRRAADRQVPEESIRSVDRLFEPPSRAEGFAAVRIVDATSRAG; the protein is encoded by the coding sequence GTGAGCGCGGCGGTCGTCGTCGACCCGGACGCCTTCCTCGAGACCGAGCGCGGCCGCGTCTGGACGCCCGAACGGAACGCCGAGGCGTGGCGGCTGGCCCTCGCGGCGCTGCGCGCGGCGCTCGCCGCGGACTCGGTCGAGCGGCTCGTGGTCGTGTGCGGGCTGCAGGGGGCCGGCAAATCGACCTGGATCGCCCGGCAGCGGCCCCGGCTCGGCCGCGTCTACTTCGACGCCGCCTTGCCCGGCCGGCGGCACCGTGCGCCGATCCTCGCCATCGCGCGAGCCTGCGGCGTTGCCGCGGAGGCGGTTTGGATCCGCGCGCCGCTCGCGGTCGCCCTCGAGGGGAATCGGCGGCGCGCCGCCGACCGACAGGTTCCCGAAGAGAGCATCCGCTCCGTCGACCGTCTGTTCGAGCCGCCGTCGCGCGCGGAGGGCTTCGCGGCGGTCCGGATCGTCGACGCGACGTCCCGCGCCGGCTGA
- the fliP gene encoding flagellar type III secretion system pore protein FliP (The bacterial flagellar biogenesis protein FliP forms a type III secretion system (T3SS)-type pore required for flagellar assembly.) has translation MRQVPNLRLPPVALAALVALAGGVLAAGPALAQSVTLDLGAGGTTERALQLVALITVLAVAPSVLVMATAFTRIVVVLSILRSALGTQTAPPTAVLVSLALFLTAFVMAPTGRAAYSAGIEPLIAGRITQAQAFERASAPFKTFMLRNVREKDLKLFLDLAKVPTPKGPEDVGLEIVTPAFMISELRRAFEIGFLLFIPFLIIDLVVASVLMAVGMMMVPPATVALPFKLIFFVLVDGWTLVAGSLVQSYGG, from the coding sequence ATGCGCCAGGTCCCGAATCTGCGCCTGCCGCCGGTCGCGCTCGCCGCACTGGTCGCGCTGGCCGGCGGAGTGCTCGCCGCCGGTCCGGCCCTCGCGCAGAGCGTCACCCTCGATCTCGGTGCCGGCGGCACCACCGAGCGCGCCCTCCAGCTCGTGGCGCTGATCACCGTCCTGGCGGTGGCCCCCTCGGTGCTGGTGATGGCCACGGCCTTCACCCGCATCGTCGTCGTGCTGTCGATCCTGCGGTCGGCGCTGGGCACCCAGACGGCGCCGCCGACAGCGGTGCTCGTCAGCCTCGCGCTGTTCCTGACCGCCTTCGTGATGGCCCCGACCGGCCGCGCCGCCTACAGCGCCGGTATCGAGCCGCTGATCGCCGGCCGGATCACGCAGGCGCAGGCGTTCGAGCGCGCCTCGGCGCCGTTCAAGACCTTCATGCTGCGCAACGTCCGCGAGAAGGACCTGAAGCTGTTCCTCGACCTCGCCAAGGTGCCGACACCGAAGGGCCCCGAGGATGTCGGCCTGGAGATCGTCACGCCGGCCTTCATGATCTCGGAGCTGCGCCGCGCCTTCGAGATCGGCTTCCTTCTGTTCATCCCGTTCCTGATCATCGACCTCGTGGTCGCCTCGGTGCTGATGGCGGTCGGCATGATGATGGTCCCGCCGGCCACGGTCGCGCTGCCGTTCAAGCTGATCTTCTTCGTGCTGGTCGACGGCTGGACCCTGGTGGCCGGCTCCCTGGTCCAGAGCTACGGCGGCTGA
- a CDS encoding lysylphosphatidylglycerol synthase domain-containing protein yields MTGDPVSRKRRAAHAVLRRLPLFGTLIGLGLAVWLVATNDLAAVAAAFGRIGVAGFAGVTLVRIVVILLCGLAWARILDGLAPATASACMILRFVREGINVLLPVASVGGDVLGARLLTFWGVAGSLAAASVLADMLFQVGTLALFAGLGAGLLSRVEGAEAAALASWTLRTLVVAGLAVAAFFALQRTGIVRVLEDRLAALGRRFVRDAEARPEPNRRIQGALDTVWAPGRRGHLAQSLALHALAWLLGTVEVGVVLACIGVDHVGWADILVIEALSQAIKAAAFVVPSGLGVQEGGLVLVCGLFGIDAGTALALSLARRVPDVVLGLPALLVWQNLEARRAGVRPATPTCDRP; encoded by the coding sequence GTGACCGGCGACCCTGTTTCCCGGAAGCGGCGGGCGGCCCACGCCGTGCTGCGTCGCCTGCCGCTGTTCGGCACCCTGATCGGCCTCGGCCTCGCCGTCTGGCTCGTGGCGACCAACGATCTCGCCGCGGTGGCCGCGGCCTTCGGACGGATCGGCGTGGCGGGCTTCGCCGGCGTCACGCTGGTGCGGATCGTGGTGATCCTGCTCTGCGGCCTCGCCTGGGCGCGCATTCTCGACGGGCTGGCGCCCGCGACGGCTTCGGCCTGCATGATCCTGCGCTTCGTCCGCGAAGGCATCAACGTGCTGCTGCCCGTGGCCTCGGTGGGCGGCGACGTGCTGGGCGCCCGCCTCCTCACCTTCTGGGGCGTCGCCGGCTCCCTGGCGGCCGCCTCCGTGCTGGCCGACATGCTGTTTCAGGTGGGAACGCTCGCCCTGTTCGCCGGCCTCGGCGCCGGCCTCCTGAGCCGGGTCGAGGGCGCCGAAGCGGCCGCCCTGGCCAGCTGGACGCTGCGGACGCTCGTCGTGGCCGGGCTGGCGGTGGCGGCCTTCTTCGCCCTCCAGCGGACCGGCATCGTGCGGGTGCTCGAGGATCGCCTCGCCGCCCTCGGCCGGCGCTTCGTGCGCGACGCCGAGGCGCGCCCCGAGCCGAACCGCCGGATCCAGGGCGCCCTGGACACGGTCTGGGCTCCGGGCCGCCGGGGCCACCTCGCCCAGTCGCTCGCGCTCCACGCCCTGGCCTGGCTGCTCGGCACGGTCGAGGTCGGGGTCGTCCTCGCCTGCATCGGCGTGGACCATGTCGGCTGGGCCGACATTCTGGTGATCGAGGCGCTGAGCCAGGCGATCAAGGCCGCCGCCTTCGTGGTCCCGAGCGGGCTCGGCGTCCAGGAGGGCGGGCTGGTGCTGGTCTGCGGCCTGTTCGGCATCGACGCGGGGACCGCCCTCGCCCTGTCGCTCGCCCGCCGCGTGCCCGACGTGGTGCTCGGCCTGCCGGCCCTCCTCGTCTGGCAGAATCTCGAGGCCCGCCGCGCCGGCGTTCGCCCGGCCACACCCACCTGCGACCGTCCGTGA
- a CDS encoding capsule polysaccharide transporter, whose protein sequence is MSFDDVKDDTREGEIVTFAAPTMTELRRSAETIRPVPEKRTARALVATVRQRLDWSRLPGLRPREEDTSTYGARIIRRVGLFVLLPTLVVGLYLFAFASNQYVAEAQFAVRGNVEPMENISLGQYTNLIQKHNSQDSFIVRDYINSQTLVEALEKSIGISKMFSRSEADFWARFDPSDPIEDLTKYWRKHVEAHIDSISGVIRLSVRAFTPEDALTIAQAVVSRSEALINDISKRAQADMVAQAEADAKVAQDRLRKAHVALQAFRNQWGVIDPIKTAEGTLTTLTLLRKDKLKAENDLQVLRGSSLDERSRSIQTLVANIAAIDQQMKSLQDELTSANAAAGGQNMTEALLQYEGLLVERTIAEKLEESAHSLLDRARISASKQHIFLATFVPPVLPTDSLYPERGHSLLVSFFCFLVIWSSSALLIAGIRDQRM, encoded by the coding sequence ATGAGCTTCGACGACGTCAAGGACGACACGCGCGAAGGCGAGATCGTGACGTTCGCCGCTCCGACCATGACGGAGCTGCGGCGCAGCGCGGAGACGATCCGGCCGGTGCCGGAGAAGCGGACTGCCCGGGCCCTCGTGGCGACCGTGCGGCAGCGCCTCGACTGGAGCCGTCTGCCGGGCCTGCGTCCCCGCGAGGAGGACACCTCGACCTACGGCGCGCGGATCATCCGCCGCGTCGGCCTGTTCGTGCTCCTGCCGACCCTGGTGGTCGGCCTGTACCTGTTCGCGTTCGCGTCCAATCAGTACGTCGCGGAAGCCCAGTTCGCGGTCCGCGGCAACGTCGAGCCGATGGAGAACATCTCGCTCGGCCAGTACACGAACCTCATCCAGAAGCACAACAGCCAGGACAGCTTCATCGTCCGCGACTACATCAACAGCCAGACGCTCGTCGAGGCGCTGGAGAAGAGTATCGGCATCTCCAAGATGTTCTCGCGGTCCGAGGCGGATTTCTGGGCCCGCTTCGACCCCAGTGATCCGATCGAGGACCTGACCAAATACTGGCGCAAGCACGTCGAGGCGCATATCGACTCGATCTCGGGCGTGATCCGCCTGTCCGTGCGCGCCTTCACGCCGGAGGACGCCCTGACCATCGCCCAGGCGGTGGTGTCGCGCTCCGAGGCGCTGATCAACGACATCTCCAAGCGCGCCCAGGCCGACATGGTCGCCCAGGCCGAGGCCGACGCGAAGGTCGCCCAGGACCGGCTGCGCAAGGCGCACGTGGCGCTGCAGGCATTCCGCAATCAGTGGGGTGTGATCGATCCGATCAAGACCGCCGAGGGCACGCTGACCACGCTGACCCTGCTGCGGAAGGACAAGCTCAAGGCCGAGAACGACCTGCAGGTCCTGCGCGGCTCCAGCCTCGACGAGCGCTCGCGCTCGATCCAGACGCTGGTGGCCAACATCGCGGCCATCGACCAGCAGATGAAGTCGCTTCAGGACGAGCTGACGAGCGCCAACGCCGCCGCCGGCGGCCAGAACATGACCGAGGCGCTGCTCCAGTACGAGGGCCTGCTGGTCGAGCGGACCATCGCCGAGAAGCTGGAGGAATCGGCCCACAGCCTGCTCGACCGGGCGCGCATCTCGGCGAGCAAGCAGCACATCTTCCTGGCCACGTTCGTGCCGCCGGTCCTGCCGACCGACAGCCTCTATCCCGAGCGGGGCCACTCCCTCCTGGTGTCGTTCTTCTGCTTCCTGGTGATCTGGAGCTCGTCCGCGCTGCTGATCGCCGGCATCCGCGACCAGAGGATGTAG
- a CDS encoding sigma-54 interaction domain-containing protein: protein MRLLMIGRLNGELITASKIAMQRGAAVTQADAVPQGLTVLRARGADLIMIDVGLPIRDLVTALEGERIRTPVVACGVSADASAAVAAIRAGAKEYIPLPPDPEMIAAVLEAVATDRAAFVWRDPSMERVVKLAEQVARSEASVLITGESGTGKEVLARHVHQKSNRAGKPFVSVNCAAIPEALLESELFGHEKGAFTGAVARRIGRFEEANGGTLLLDEISEMDVRLQAKLLRALQERVIDRVGGTAPVRVDIRVLATSNRNLAEEVRKGTFREDLLYRLNVVGLRLPPLRERPADILELATHFARKYAAVNGMPVRPLSAEARALVLRNPWRGNVRELENTLHRAVLLASGDAIGPEAILSPEGETFAVEGPAARAAQVAEAATRGLVGRTVAQVECDLILDTLDHCLGNRTHAAKILGISIRTLRNKLNEYVSAGLDVAEPGSVRASVACG, encoded by the coding sequence ATGCGGCTCCTGATGATCGGGCGGCTCAACGGCGAGCTGATCACCGCCTCGAAGATCGCGATGCAGCGCGGCGCCGCCGTCACGCAGGCCGACGCCGTGCCGCAGGGCCTCACCGTCCTGCGCGCGCGGGGCGCCGATCTCATCATGATCGACGTGGGTCTACCGATCCGCGACCTCGTCACCGCGCTGGAGGGAGAGCGGATCCGCACGCCGGTGGTCGCCTGCGGCGTCTCGGCGGACGCCTCGGCCGCCGTGGCGGCGATCCGGGCGGGCGCCAAGGAGTACATCCCGCTCCCGCCCGATCCCGAGATGATCGCGGCGGTGCTGGAGGCGGTCGCCACCGACCGCGCCGCCTTCGTCTGGCGCGACCCGTCCATGGAGCGGGTGGTCAAGCTCGCCGAGCAGGTCGCCCGCTCCGAGGCCTCGGTGCTGATCACCGGCGAGAGCGGCACCGGCAAGGAGGTGCTGGCCCGGCACGTCCACCAGAAGTCCAACCGGGCGGGCAAGCCCTTCGTCTCGGTGAACTGCGCGGCGATCCCCGAGGCCCTGCTCGAATCCGAGCTGTTCGGCCACGAGAAGGGCGCGTTCACCGGCGCGGTCGCCCGGCGCATCGGCCGGTTCGAGGAGGCCAACGGCGGCACGCTGCTCCTCGACGAGATCTCCGAGATGGACGTGCGCCTGCAGGCGAAGCTGCTGCGCGCCCTGCAGGAGCGGGTCATTGACCGGGTCGGCGGGACCGCCCCGGTGCGGGTCGACATCCGCGTGCTCGCCACCTCGAACCGCAACCTCGCCGAGGAGGTCCGCAAGGGCACGTTCCGGGAGGACCTGCTCTACCGGCTCAACGTCGTCGGCCTGCGGCTCCCGCCGCTGCGCGAGCGCCCGGCCGACATCCTCGAACTCGCCACCCACTTCGCCCGCAAATACGCCGCGGTGAACGGGATGCCGGTCCGCCCGCTCTCCGCGGAGGCCCGGGCGCTCGTGCTGCGGAACCCGTGGCGCGGCAACGTGCGCGAGTTGGAGAACACCCTGCACCGGGCGGTGCTGCTCGCCTCGGGCGACGCGATCGGCCCGGAGGCGATCCTGTCGCCCGAGGGCGAGACCTTCGCGGTCGAGGGGCCGGCCGCGCGCGCCGCCCAGGTCGCCGAGGCCGCCACCCGCGGGCTGGTGGGCCGGACCGTGGCGCAGGTCGAGTGCGACCTGATCCTCGACACGCTGGACCACTGCCTCGGTAACCGGACCCACGCGGCCAAGATCCTCGGCATCTCGATCCGGACCCTGCGCAACAAGCTCAACGAGTACGTGTCGGCGGGCCTCGACGTGGCCGAGCCCGGCAGCGTCCGGGCGAGCGTCGCCTGCGGCTGA
- the fliN gene encoding flagellar motor switch protein FliN, giving the protein MSDDFSLPQLGEHDTDYAAGSIRDAPTTPKTAADLEQLFDVPVMVSAVLGSARMPIGDLLRLAPGAVLELDRKVGEAIDVFVNNRLVARGEVVLVEDRLGVTMTEIVKGE; this is encoded by the coding sequence ATGTCCGACGATTTCAGCCTGCCCCAGCTCGGCGAGCACGACACCGACTACGCCGCGGGCTCGATCCGCGACGCGCCCACCACCCCGAAGACCGCGGCCGACCTGGAGCAGCTCTTCGACGTGCCCGTGATGGTCTCGGCGGTGCTCGGCTCCGCCCGGATGCCGATCGGCGACCTGCTCCGGCTCGCGCCCGGCGCGGTGCTCGAACTCGACCGGAAGGTCGGCGAGGCGATCGACGTGTTCGTCAACAACCGGCTGGTGGCCCGCGGCGAGGTCGTCCTCGTCGAGGACCGGCTCGGCGTGACGATGACCGAGATCGTCAAGGGTGAGTGA
- a CDS encoding FliH/SctL family protein: MSAQSARSAKPFLFETDFRSGRPSAEALRAAETAARSEAEAHARGMQEGRVQAEAQVQGRLADAMTRLALAAAGLIAQADARDAEREAQAVEVAMLIARKVAGDALDAAPLAGIGEAARTALQHLRGVPHLVVRVHDGLVEEAETLVKRLARERGYEGRLVVLGDPDMAAGDARIEWADGGIVRERARIEAAVLDALGLPTGP, from the coding sequence TTGAGCGCCCAATCCGCCCGGAGCGCGAAGCCGTTCCTGTTCGAGACCGACTTCCGCAGCGGCCGCCCCAGCGCCGAGGCCCTGCGCGCCGCCGAGACCGCGGCCCGCTCCGAGGCCGAGGCCCATGCCCGCGGCATGCAGGAGGGCCGGGTCCAGGCCGAGGCGCAGGTCCAGGGCCGGCTCGCCGACGCCATGACCCGCTTGGCGCTCGCCGCCGCGGGCCTGATCGCCCAGGCCGACGCGCGCGACGCCGAGCGCGAGGCGCAGGCGGTCGAGGTGGCGATGCTGATCGCCCGCAAGGTCGCGGGCGACGCCCTCGACGCCGCCCCGCTCGCCGGCATCGGCGAGGCGGCCCGGACGGCGCTCCAGCACCTGCGCGGCGTGCCGCACTTGGTGGTGCGGGTGCACGACGGCTTGGTCGAGGAGGCCGAGACCCTGGTGAAGCGCCTCGCGCGCGAGCGCGGCTACGAGGGCCGGCTCGTGGTGCTGGGCGACCCCGACATGGCGGCGGGCGACGCCCGCATCGAGTGGGCGGACGGCGGCATCGTTCGGGAGCGCGCCCGCATCGAGGCGGCGGTGCTCGACGCCCTCGGCCTGCCGACGGGCCCGTGA